GTAAAATCTTTATTCTTTACATAAAGCTATGAGATttaacatttataaattttattttcaatttgtAAAATGAAGATTTAACAAATCAAGTATTAGTTCTTATATAAATCAAAGCTCCTTAAGCTTATTTTACATTGCAAATAActcaaaaacaaataatattttttaagtttttattttttatgctattttttttccaatttttttgacCCCAAAAATGTCGAGTTCTGATTTGCGCGTACTTGAGCCTCTTCTCGCCCACAAACAAAGCGTCACTTGCATCCAGAAACTTAGAAATGGTTCTTCTAATGTTCTCATTAGTGCCTCCAAAGACAAGAGCATTTTCTATTGGTCTCTTGATTCCGAAATAGAAAGTGACTTCGGTAAACTTCTTAAAGAATACGCTGGTAAACACAGTAAAAATGTCAATGGCGTCGCCATTTCTCCAAATGGTGACATGTTGGTTTCTGTCGGGTCTGATAAAATGGGTTACATTTGGGATGTCACCAGTAAAAATATCACTGCTTCTTTAAAAGGCCACGATCGTGACATTTTGTCAGTCGCAATAAACAAAGAAGGAACTAAAATTGTCACTGGGTCAGTAGATTGTTCTATAAAGTTATGGAATACTAAAGGAGTATTAATTAATACATTTGGACCAGGTCTAGAAAATTGTCATAAGAATTGGGTAACTTGTTTAGAATTTGATTCTCGtgatgaaaatattttatattctgGCTCTAAAGATGGATCAGTAAAGATTTGGAATATTGAAGATGGGACACTTCTTAAGACTTTCGTAGAAGGAAATGTTTTGGATTATCAGAATTATGAGAAAGAAACAGGCGAGAAA
The DNA window shown above is from Vairimorpha necatrix chromosome 7, complete sequence and carries:
- a CDS encoding ribosomal protein RACK1, giving the protein MSSSDLRVLEPLLAHKQSVTCIQKLRNGSSNVLISASKDKSIFYWSLDSEIESDFGKLLKEYAGKHSKNVNGVAISPNGDMLVSVGSDKMGYIWDVTSKNITASLKGHDRDILSVAINKEGTKIVTGSVDCSIKLWNTKGVLINTFGPGLENCHKNWVTCLEFDSRDENILYSGSKDGSVKIWNIEDGTLLKTFVEGNVLDYQNYEKETGEKPKDNELALSVTCLTFCEGGNLLIYGGKNNKVYIVNLDTNECVASVAVENTVRSVTSFESFAGIAIGTDDAIYIYDVCSKSIVATHSLLEMGKGISCNSLVSQGNILYCGLSNGQIYTLEYSKRSE